GCCCGGTGACGACCCTCTTCAGCCGACCGGTTGGAAGGAACAGGAGCCCCTGATCGGTGCAGCGCACCAGCGCGGTTTGCAGGGCCATCAGTAGACCGGGGCGGACGACGGCAGCCAGCGCGGTGGCGTTCTGCGTCATATTCACCTTGACGGCCCTGTTCTCTTCCAGCCAGCGGTTCAGCCCGGTGCCGGTCGTCCTGGGTAGCCGGTCACGTATCGCCGGCTGCAGAGCCATGACGGCACTGAGTACGGCAATAGGAATAGGGCAGGGCTGGCTGTACTGAACCTCGTGCCCTTGTACTGCCCGGGCAGTGAGCACGGCCGTGAAAGCTGGGTTGTACAGCGCCCGCTCTTCACGGCTGAGGTTGGCGAACTTGCTCATTTCGAGGCGGCCTCCACGGGCTCCAGCACCGCCATCAGTCTGGCTCCGAAGTCGACGTGCCAGCCCACCCGGTAGTCGTCTGCCAGCATGTGAAATGAGCCTTTCGATACGAACGGCTCGTCACAGTCCGGGCGGATGCGCCTCTGCGCCTCACTCATCGCCCACCGGTAAATCTTTCTCGCTGCAGCCACCTTCTCGGTCTCTGCTGTCTCAGCACCGAGCTCGTCCTGCATCTCCTCGAAGAGTTCTTCCCACTCTTCGACGAGCCGGCGCTCGTAGCGGCTGATCTCGCCTGGCAGCAGGAGGTTCTCGTCGGACCAGCGAGAGCGCTGAGTGAAGGCTCTCATGTAGTCTCGGACGGCCCTGCTGATGCGCGAGCTACTGATGTCGATCAGAAGCAGCTGACCAACAAAGGCATGGTCGGTGTACTTCGAGAGGTTCGGTTCAAGGGTGGCGATGTCCTCGTCGATCGGCAGGTTCTCCGGTCGGAACTGATTGCGTTGGTCGGTGAACATCTGGTCGAACTCGCTGCCACTGATCGCGTCCATGTCCTGGGCCCGTAGCTGGCGGATGGTGCGCTGGAAGAACCAGCCTTCCAGCCGGCTCAGGAATGGGCGCGCGTACTGGTGGCCGACGGCCGTGACGGCCCGTTCCAGCAGCAGATCTTCAACCGCGTCCACATTGGGAGCCTTGCCGAACACTTGGATGCGGCCGACCATGCGTTGCCGTTGGCTGTCCGTCAGCTTGTCGAACGCCTCGAAGGCCTTCTTCAAGTCCTTGTTCGTCGAAGTCTCTCGCGCTGCTGCCAGCGCGGCGAGGGCACTGTCCTCGTTCCGGCAGCCAGAAGCCATGGGCTGCAGCATGTTGCCGACCGAGCCGCTGGGCAGCTCGGCAGTGGTAAGCAGAACCAGATCCGTCTCATCAAGGTCCAGTCGGTCACCGGTGATGGCGTGAGCCCAGATCCGCAGGGTCTTCCATAGGTCTGTGCTGGCATCTGTGAGGCTGACCCCCGGCGCCCTGTGCTTGAGTTGGTAGTAGACCGTGCCCGAGTTCGAGACCTCTTCTATGTCGTCCCCGGCCTCGATTGCTACCGACCACTCAAGCCCCCGTCCGTGATGACCGACGCAGAGGTGCAGAGCTTGGCGCAGCTGATACACGTAGCCGATAGCCGAGGCGGACGCCTCGAACGGGTCCACCTTCTCCGCCATGATTCCCCCTGGTGTACCCAAGCTCACCGAACGTGACACCGATCTTGGCACGCTAAGCCCACCCAGGACAGCCCCAGCAGCGCATTCCCGAATCTGAGCCGGAGGTGCGGCTCAGCTGACAAGATCCGATGCTGCGCGAGCCGCTTCCCGGGCCCGGGACTGAATGGTGCGGAGCTACCTGGAAGTCTCGGCGTGGGGACGGGCGTGCTATCCGCAGCCAGCGAGGCCCAGGGGACGGTTGGTGACAGTGCTCTCGATGACGGCGCACTTGGATTGCTCCATACGTACTGGCTGTCGGCATGTGCGGGCGCGGCCGGCCCGAGGCCAGGACCGCGCCGCGGATCGCGAGTAGATCCGCCTCGGAACCGGAGCTGGTGAACACCGTCCCGTCAGCGTCGGCCCCGATCGGCGCGGCAACCTGAGCGCGGGCCTTGGCGAGTGCCTGCTGGGGTTCGGTGCCGTACGGGTGGCTGCTGGAGGGGTTGCCGAAGAAACCGGTCAGGTGCGGCAGCATCGCCTCGGCCACCCGCGGGTCGACCGGGGTGATGGCGTTGTAGTCGAGGTAGACCGGCCCGCCGACGAGCGCGGGATGCGGCGGCAGGTCGCCGGGGAGAGTGTTCACGCCCTCGCCCCGACGTGCACCGGCATGTTGGCCAGGCGCCACTCCAGCATGCCGTCATTCAGCCGGATCGCCCGCCGCCCCTGGTCGGTCAGTAGCCGAACGGCGTCGTAAGCGAGCGCGCAGTACTCGCCGCGGCAGTACACGACGACCTCGGTTTCCTCGGACAGCTCGACGATGCGGTCGGACAGCTCGGCGGCGGGGATGCAGAGCGCGCCGGGGATGTGTCCGGCGAGGTACTCCTCCACCGGCCGTACGTCGAGCACCACCACGTTTCCGGCCTCGACGCGGGCCAGCAGTTCTTCGTGGGTGACCTCGGCGGCGCCGTCGATGCCCAGGTAGGCGTTCCGGGCGGCGGGGACGGCGGCCTGATGGCGGTCGGCGACCTTGCGCAGCAGGGCGAAGAGCTGGGCGACGTCGTCTCCGGCGAGCCGGTAGTGGATCCGTACGCCTTCACGGCGGGTGGCGACGAAACCGGCCTGTTTGAGCGTCTGCAGATGCGCCGATGCGGTGGTCAGGTTCAGCCCGGCGGCCTTCGCGAGCGCATCCACGGTGCGCTCGCCCTGGGCCAGCAGATCGAGCAGCTCCAAACGCTTCCCACTGGCCAGCGCCTTGCCGCTGGCCGCGAACGCGTCATACAGCGCGGCCTTGCTGCCGCTCTTGGTAACGTCCCGCATTGCTTCCTCCAAATATCTATGGATTACTGTAACTGAAGCCGGGCGGCGGTGACGCTCCTCTGCCCGGCGCGCGCTCCGGGAAGGACACCGTGATGGGTTTCGCCGACGATCACCTGAGCCCGCTGATCGACGAAGGGCTGGGCAACAGCGCGTACCTCATCGACCTGGGCGCCGGCCGCGCTCTCGCCGTCGACGCGAGCCGTGATCTGCGCGCCCTGCACACTGCGGCGGAGCGGCGCGGTCTGACGGTGGCCTACGCGGCCGATACTCACCTGCACGCCGACTTCCTCTCCGGCGCCGTCCAGCTCGGCCACGACCAGGGCGCGACGATACTGGCCTCTGCCGCGGGTAGGCGGGCCTTCGGCCACCGGGGCCTGGCCGACGGCGACGAGGTCGACCTCGGGGGTCTGACCCTGCGCGCGCTCGCCACCCCCGGGCACACCGATGAGCACCTGTCCTTCCTGCTGCTCGACGGCGACCGGGAGCTCGGAGTCTTCACGGGCGGCTCGCTGATCGTGAACTCCGCCGCCCGTACCGACCTCCTCGGCACCGACCGCACCGAGGAACTCGCCCGCGCCCAGTACTGGTCCCTCCGTCGGCTGACCGAGCTGCCCGACAGCACCGCGGTATGGCCCACGCACGGTGCCGGATCCTTCTGCTCCGCTCCTCCCGGGACCGCACGCACCTCCACGATCGGCGTGCAGAAGCAGGCGAACCCGCTGCTGGCCGCGCCCGACGAGGACACCTTCGTCGCCCAGCTGATCGAGAGTCTCGGCAGCTACCCCGCCTACTTCGACCGGCTCGGCGAGCTCAACCGGCGCGGCCCGGCGGTGCTGACGGCGGACCCCGCGCTGCCCGCCCTGTCCGCGCGGCAGGTCCGGGCGCTGATAGCCGACGGCGGCCACGTCGTCGACGTCCGCCCGGCAGCCGACTACGCCGCCGGTCACGTCCCCGGCTCCCTGTCGATCCCGCTGCGCGGCCAGTTCGCCACCTGGCTCGGCTGGCTCCTGCCCGACACCGCGCCGCTCGCCTTCGTCACGGGCGAGGCCCAGGACCTGGGCGAGCTCGTCTGGCAGGCGTACAAGATCGGGTACGAGCGCCTCGCCGGCCGCCTCGCTGGCGGGACCAGCGCCTGGGCCGCTGCTGGCCATAAGCTGGCCACCACGTCCTTCGTCACCGCCGACCGGACGAATAACCGCCCCTATGTCGACGTGCGGCAGGAATCGGAATTCGCCGCCGGTCACGTTCCCGGCGCGCTCAACATCGAACTCGGCGGCCTCACCCGCATGGCCGCGGACGCTCCAGAGGGCGCGGTCATCGCTTGCGGGCACGGCGAGCGCGCCATGACCGCCGCCAGCCTCCTCGAACGCGCCGGTCACACCGGTGTCGCCGTGCTCGACGGTGGACCGGCCGACTACGCCGCCGCCCATGGCGAGCAGCTCGTCCAGGGCACGGAGGACACGCACTCGTGAAGACCGCCCCCAACTCGACGGTGCCGACGAACGCCTCCAGCCGTCCGGTACGCCTCGGCCTGCGCGAGAACCGGCTCCAGTTCACCCTGCTGGTCATCGTCAACATCTGCGTCGGCGGCCTGGTCGGCCTGGAACGCACCACCGTCCCGCTCATCGGCTCCGAGACCTTCGGCCTCACCAGCGACCTGGCGATCTTCTCTTTCATCATCGCCTTCGGTCTCACCAAGGCCCTCACCAACCTCGCCGCCGGGGCCCTGACCGCCCGCTTCCGCCGCAAGCAACTCCTCGTCGCGGGCTGGCTGATCGGAATCCCCGTCCCCTTCGCCCTCGCCTACGCGCCGTCGTGGGGCTGGATCGTCGCGGCCAACGTCCTGCTCGGCCTGAACCAGGGTCTGACCTGGTCGATGACCGTCAACATGAAGATCGACCTCGTCGGCCCGTCACGCCGCGGACTCGCCACCGGCCTGAACGAGGCCGCCGGCTACACCGCCGTCGGCGTCACCGCACTGCTCACCGGCTACCTCGCGACCAGCTACGGCCTGCGCCCGGTCCCCGAGCTCATCGGCGTCGTCTTCGTCGTCGCGGGCCTCGCCCTGGCCCTCGTCGTCCGCGACACCGCTGCCCACGTCGCCCTCGAACTCGCCCACCACACCAGGCCCCTGCCCACCGACGAGGACACCGGCCTGAAGGCCACCTTCACCCGCACCTCCTGGCGCAACCGCTCCCTGCGCGGCGCCAGCCAGGCCGGACTGATCAACAACCTCAACGACGGACTCACCTGGGGCGTCTTCCCCCTGCTCTTCACCGACCACGGCCTCGGGCTCGCCGCTGTCGGCCTGATCAAGGGCCTCTACCCGATCCTGTGGGGGCTCGGGCAGATCCCCACCGGCCACCTCGCCGACCGCATCGGCCGCAAACCCCTGATCGTCTACGGGATGCTCGTCCAGGCCGGCGGCTTCGTCCTCGCCCTAGCCCTGCTGGACAACCCGCTTCTCGCAGGCGTCCTCTCCGCCGTCGCACTCGGCTTGGGCACGGCCATGGTCTACCCGGCCCTCATCGCGTCCATCTCGGACCACGCTCACCCGGCCTGGCGAGCCAACGCCCTTGGCACATACAGGTTCTGGCGCGACATCGGCTACGCCGCCGGCGCCCTCGTCGCCGGCGTCCTCGCCGACACCCTCGGCCTCAACGCCACCGTCGTCGCCGCCGCAGTCCTCACCGCCGCCTCCGGCTTGCTCGCCGCCCGCTGGATCACCGAGCACCGGCCCGAACCCCGCTGAACGGCTCTCGGACGTCGCCGGCCGCTCTAAGAAGCCTGTGTCAGTGAGGAGTGGTCAGACTCTGCGAGCCACAGCGGTGATCGCCGCCGCCACGGTTGTCCGCAGCTGCTGGGCGTCCGCGCCGGCACGGGAGCACAACGGCAGCGGCAGCTCGCCGGGGGAGTCGACCCGGATTCCGCAGCCGACATCCTGGCCCTCCTGGCAAACGGCGCGAATCTGCGCGTGATCCGCTCGCTGCAGCGGCACCGCGACGACATCACCGCCCGCGGCGCCCACCTGGTGGCCGTCTCCCCGCAGATCCCCGACGAGTCCCTCACATTCGCAGAGACGAGCTGGCGTTCGACGTGTTGAGCGACCTTGGCTGCGACACCCCACGCAGTACGGCCTCGCCTTCGACTTGCCCGAGGACCTGGGGCCGTGTACGAGGGCTTGGCATCGACCTCCACCGGTCCAACGCGGGCCATGCGCGC
This DNA window, taken from Streptomyces sp. TN58, encodes the following:
- a CDS encoding ABC-three component system protein — its product is MAEKVDPFEASASAIGYVYQLRQALHLCVGHHGRGLEWSVAIEAGDDIEEVSNSGTVYYQLKHRAPGVSLTDASTDLWKTLRIWAHAITGDRLDLDETDLVLLTTAELPSGSVGNMLQPMASGCRNEDSALAALAAARETSTNKDLKKAFEAFDKLTDSQRQRMVGRIQVFGKAPNVDAVEDLLLERAVTAVGHQYARPFLSRLEGWFFQRTIRQLRAQDMDAISGSEFDQMFTDQRNQFRPENLPIDEDIATLEPNLSKYTDHAFVGQLLLIDISSSRISRAVRDYMRAFTQRSRWSDENLLLPGEISRYERRLVEEWEELFEEMQDELGAETAETEKVAAARKIYRWAMSEAQRRIRPDCDEPFVSKGSFHMLADDYRVGWHVDFGARLMAVLEPVEAASK
- a CDS encoding aminotransferase class V-fold PLP-dependent enzyme; this translates as MAPGQHAGARRGEGVNTLPGDLPPHPALVGGPVYLDYNAITPVDPRVAEAMLPHLTGFFGNPSSSHPYGTEPQQALAKARAQVAAPIGADADGTVFTSSGSEADLLAIRGAVLASGRPRPHMPTASTYGAIQVRRHREHCHQPSPGPRWLRIARPSPRRDFQVAPHHSVPGPGSGSRSIGSCQLSRTSGSDSGMRCWGCPGWA
- a CDS encoding MFS transporter, producing the protein MKTAPNSTVPTNASSRPVRLGLRENRLQFTLLVIVNICVGGLVGLERTTVPLIGSETFGLTSDLAIFSFIIAFGLTKALTNLAAGALTARFRRKQLLVAGWLIGIPVPFALAYAPSWGWIVAANVLLGLNQGLTWSMTVNMKIDLVGPSRRGLATGLNEAAGYTAVGVTALLTGYLATSYGLRPVPELIGVVFVVAGLALALVVRDTAAHVALELAHHTRPLPTDEDTGLKATFTRTSWRNRSLRGASQAGLINNLNDGLTWGVFPLLFTDHGLGLAAVGLIKGLYPILWGLGQIPTGHLADRIGRKPLIVYGMLVQAGGFVLALALLDNPLLAGVLSAVALGLGTAMVYPALIASISDHAHPAWRANALGTYRFWRDIGYAAGALVAGVLADTLGLNATVVAAAVLTAASGLLAARWITEHRPEPR
- a CDS encoding MBL fold metallo-hydrolase, whose product is MGFADDHLSPLIDEGLGNSAYLIDLGAGRALAVDASRDLRALHTAAERRGLTVAYAADTHLHADFLSGAVQLGHDQGATILASAAGRRAFGHRGLADGDEVDLGGLTLRALATPGHTDEHLSFLLLDGDRELGVFTGGSLIVNSAARTDLLGTDRTEELARAQYWSLRRLTELPDSTAVWPTHGAGSFCSAPPGTARTSTIGVQKQANPLLAAPDEDTFVAQLIESLGSYPAYFDRLGELNRRGPAVLTADPALPALSARQVRALIADGGHVVDVRPAADYAAGHVPGSLSIPLRGQFATWLGWLLPDTAPLAFVTGEAQDLGELVWQAYKIGYERLAGRLAGGTSAWAAAGHKLATTSFVTADRTNNRPYVDVRQESEFAAGHVPGALNIELGGLTRMAADAPEGAVIACGHGERAMTAASLLERAGHTGVAVLDGGPADYAAAHGEQLVQGTEDTHS
- a CDS encoding three component ABC system middle component produces the protein MSKFANLSREERALYNPAFTAVLTARAVQGHEVQYSQPCPIPIAVLSAVMALQPAIRDRLPRTTGTGLNRWLEENRAVKVNMTQNATALAAVVRPGLLMALQTALVRCTDQGLLFLPTGRLKRVVTGRTEEVIAIQQAAHMLGRWLPSTGSMSTVMTLLGVRP
- a CDS encoding ArsR/SmtB family transcription factor, whose amino-acid sequence is MRDVTKSGSKAALYDAFAASGKALASGKRLELLDLLAQGERTVDALAKAAGLNLTTASAHLQTLKQAGFVATRREGVRIHYRLAGDDVAQLFALLRKVADRHQAAVPAARNAYLGIDGAAEVTHEELLARVEAGNVVVLDVRPVEEYLAGHIPGALCIPAAELSDRIVELSEETEVVVYCRGEYCALAYDAVRLLTDQGRRAIRLNDGMLEWRLANMPVHVGARA